The Acetonema longum DSM 6540 nucleotide sequence ATTCAGGCTCTCTACTATTGCCATAATTTTGACCGGAGGTGTATTGGATGTTATGGTTCAGCAATTTAAGGACAGCAGTCAAGATCATCATTCTTATCTCTATTGCTGCGGTGTTTTTGGCAGGAGTTGGCGGTGTAGGGTATTATTACAGCAGCAGACTCAGTGACAATTTATCAAGGACCTATACGGATGCCCTGTTGCCAATACAATGGCTGAACGTGTCCCGCGGTCAGGCTAGGGCGGTTGAGGCACTGGTGCTGAGATTGGTTCATCCCGATACGGAAATAAACCGGGAGGCCGTCCTTTTTAAAGAAATCGAGGAGCGGGCTCAGGAAACCAATCAATTATTGGCCGATTATGAAAAAACGATTCGTACGGATTTTGAAAAACAGAATTTTTCCGTTGCGAAGGACTCGCTGCAAAAATGGCGTGAGGCGAGGACGCGAATCCTGGAACTTGCCCAGACGGGAAGAAAGGCAGAAGCCTTTGAATATTACCGTACATATGGTCAACAGCATGTGGATGCCATCAACGCCGCATTGAAAGATCTGGCCGATTTTAATAAGGATGCGGCCGAAAAGCTGCGTCAGGACTCTGAAAAAGACACTGCGGCCGCAGCCATGATGATCATCGGCATAAGCCTGGCGGCGATACTGTTGGCACTGATAGTGGGACTTATAATATCGCGGATGATTACCAATCCGCTTAATATCATGCTTAAAAATGTGCAGACAGTGGCGGCCGGCGACCTTAGAGTGCAGGCTTTGAATATGAAATCCACAGATGAGGTGGGACAATTGGCTACGGCTTTCGATATGATGGTAGCCAATTTGCTCAGCGTTGTGCGTCAGGTATCTTTAGCAGCCCAACAAGTGGCGGCTTCTTCGGAGGAACTGACTGCCAGTTCCGAGCAGTCGGCTCAGGCGGCCACCCTGGTCGCTAATTCTATCAGCAGTGTAGCCAACGGCGCCAATGAACAGTTAACCGCAGTTGACGAAACTTCCGCAGTTGTAGAGCAAATGTCAGCCGGCATCCAGCAGATTGCCGCCAATACCAACCAGGTAGCGGGACAATCGGCCCAGACGGCCGACAAGGCCCAGGAAGGCGGCAAATCGGTGGAAAGAGCCGTGGTGCAAATGGGCACTATAGAAAAAACGTCCCAGGCAGTAGCCGAAACCATTGCCAGGCTCAATGAGAAATCCAAAGAAATCGGTCAAATTGTTGATACGATTGCCGGCATTGCCGGACAGACCAACCTGCTGGCCCTGAACGCGGCGATCGAAGCGGCGCGGGCAGGGGAACAGGGCCGGGGATTTGCGGTAGTAGCGGAAGAAGTGAGAAAACTGGCCGAAGAGTCCCAGGATGCAGCCAAGAAGATCGCCGGACTGATTGGGGAAATACAGAACGACACCGGTGAGGCTGTCACTGCGATGCATGATGGCGCACGGGAAGTGAAGACCGGGGCTGAGGTAGTCAATGTCG carries:
- a CDS encoding methyl-accepting chemotaxis protein yields the protein MLWFSNLRTAVKIIILISIAAVFLAGVGGVGYYYSSRLSDNLSRTYTDALLPIQWLNVSRGQARAVEALVLRLVHPDTEINREAVLFKEIEERAQETNQLLADYEKTIRTDFEKQNFSVAKDSLQKWREARTRILELAQTGRKAEAFEYYRTYGQQHVDAINAALKDLADFNKDAAEKLRQDSEKDTAAAAMMIIGISLAAILLALIVGLIISRMITNPLNIMLKNVQTVAAGDLRVQALNMKSTDEVGQLATAFDMMVANLLSVVRQVSLAAQQVAASSEELTASSEQSAQAATLVANSISSVANGANEQLTAVDETSAVVEQMSAGIQQIAANTNQVAGQSAQTADKAQEGGKSVERAVVQMGTIEKTSQAVAETIARLNEKSKEIGQIVDTIAGIAGQTNLLALNAAIEAARAGEQGRGFAVVAEEVRKLAEESQDAAKKIAGLIGEIQNDTGEAVTAMHDGAREVKTGAEVVNVAGVAFQEIVGLVSQVSSQVREISAAIQQMAGGSQQIVDSVKQIGSLSKTSAAESQSVSGATEEQLASMEEISGSSEALAKLAQELQEVVAKFRV